From one Lycium barbarum isolate Lr01 chromosome 6, ASM1917538v2, whole genome shotgun sequence genomic stretch:
- the LOC132644703 gene encoding mediator of RNA polymerase II transcription subunit 27, translating to MQQSTLPPHMAAVPGASAAESNEANGDAPPKQVAMALERLGQASRLIADIRLGADRLLEALFVAAQPQHSSKPLHLILKEEDSMRQHLQDLRSVGRQLEDSGVLNDSLRSRSNSWGLHMPLVCPDGAVVAYAWKRQLAGQAGASAVDRTRLALKAFNDQKRRFFPHLDTNCGGEGVTKKLCGPPSTDQEETCELKTVSEVLTHLKKEVPNVITFSYQRLDWLKRATSLPSSTSENSIELSKENTFRSTTTLRQGSSDDVIPDKVAIIELLIPSVFRAIVSVSPAGSLDPDAVAFFSPDEGGSYVHARGFSVHHVFRHITEHAAMALQHFTGVGTETALLSLLLWVCSYQTLFSKVCSKCSRLLSMDKESAMLLPPVNRPYRNFCAGKFLSKSVSKEDQSVDSTQGFHIGCFSEEA from the coding sequence ATGCAGCAATCAACACTACCACCGCACATGGCGGCGGTACCAGGAGCTTCAGCGGCGGAGTCCAACGAGGCGAATGGAGATGCGCCACCGAAGCAGGTGGCAATGGCACTGGAGCGGCTGGGGCAGGCTAGTCGACTCATAGCTGATATCAGACTTGGCGCAGATCGGCTTCTGGAAGCCCTATTTGTGGCAGCTCAGCCACAACACTCTTCTAAACCTTTGCATCTTATCCTCAAAGAAGAAGATTCCATGAGACAACACCTTCAAGACCTTCGCTCTGTTGGAAGGCAGTTGGAGGATTCTGGTGTTCTCAATGATTCCCTTCGATCACGAAGTAATTCATGGGGCCTCCACATGCCCTTGGTTTGTCCCGATGGTGCTGTTGTTGCATATGCATGGAAGAGACAACTTGCTGGTCAGGCTGGTGCATCTGCAGTTGATAGGACCAGGTTAGCTCTCAAGGCCTTTAATGATCAGAAAAGACGATTTTTCCCACACCTTGATACCAATTGTGGTGGGGAGGGCGTGACAAAGAAACTTTGTGGTCCTCCATCAACTGATCAAGAAGAAACTTGTGAACTGAAAACAGTGTCTGAAGTTTTGACACATCTGAAAAAGGAGGTTCCAAATGTAATAACTTTCTCCTACCAGCGTTTGGATTGGTTAAAGCGGGCAACCTCATTGCCTTCTTCGACCAGTGAAAATTCTATTGAATTATCGAAAGAGAATACTTTCCGAAGCACGACAACGTTAAGACAAGGATCATCTGATGATGTTATTCCAGACAAGGTTGCTATAATCGAATTGTTGATTCCTTCTGTTTTTAGAGCCATAGTATCAGTTTCCCCTGCTGGTTCCTTGGATCCTGATGCTGTAGCTTTCTTCTCGCCAGACGAGGGTGGTAGCTATGTACATGCGAGGGGATTTTCAGTTCATCATGTATTTAGGCACATCACGGAGCATGCTGCTATGGCTTTACAGCATTTTACGGGTGTTGGTACGGAGACAGCCTTGCTTTCTTTGCTGTTGTGGGTCTGCAGCTACCAGACTTTGTTCTCAAAAGTTTGCAGCAAGTGTAGTCGTCTACTATCAATGGACAAAGAGTCTGCTATGCTACTGCCTCCTGTTAATCGCCCTTACCGGAATTTTTGTGCGGGAAAATTCTTGTCAAAGTCCGTCTCAAAAGAGGATCAAAGTGTGGATTCTACTCAGGGTTTTCATATCGGCTGCTTTTCTGAGGAAGCATAG
- the LOC132644705 gene encoding nuclear transcription factor Y subunit A-1-like isoform X1, with translation MSFDVCPSWIASIIQLCELETGLRITSQSTTQMQPWWQGYGDNTTPLTNQNGVAQGNAEGGNKEKETKALATESGLDGNNEQYKQHLKHIVPTTAAIMGEQQKELTGHSAMLTSYPYPDMQYGGMMTYGAPVHPHLFEIHHARMPLPLDMEEEPVYVNAKQYHGILRRRQIRAKAELERKAIKARKPYLHESRHQHAMRRARGSGGRFLNTKKLNDMDCTPEETKKYGATVPTHSGNSSGSGSSDQGGKEGSTVQDMHKGHSHIFSTGNGHGSSVYFAPSTGSEQGNGPYGRGNWSLLVNQASRGAASSN, from the exons ATGAGTTTTGATGTCTGTCCAAGTTGGATTGCTTCTATTATTCAGCTTTGTGAG CTGGAGACCGGGCTGCGAATTACCTCACAATCAACTACCCAAATGCAACCATGGTGGCAAGGTTATGGTGATAATACTACGCCTTTGACAAATCAAAATGGCGTTGCCCAGGGGAATGCAGAAGGTGGCAACAAGGAAAAAGAAACAAAGGCTCTAGCCACAGAATCTG GATTAGATGGGAATAACGAGCAATACAAGCAGCACCTCAAGCATATTGTACCCACAACTGCTGCCATCATGGGTGAGCAGCAGAAGGAACTCACAGGTCATTCAGCT ATGCTGACGTCATATCCATATCCAGATATGCAGTACGGGGGAATGATGACTTATGGCGCACCT GTACATCCTCACTTATTTGAAATTCATCATGCCCGAATGCCTTTGCCTCTTGACATGGAAGAGGAACCTGTCTATGTGAATGCAAAACAGTACCATGGAATTTTAAGGCGAAGACAGATAAGAGCTAAAGCAGAGCTTGAAAGGAAAGCTATCAAAGCGAGAAAG CCATATTTGCATGAATCTCGGCATCAACACGCTATGAGAAGGGCAAGGGGATCTGGAGGCCGTTTTCTGAATACTAAAAAGCTCAATGACATGGACTGTACACCAGAGGAGACTAAAAAATATGGGGCAACCGTTCCAACTCACTCTGGCAACTCGTCAGGTTCCGGGAGTTCTGATCAAGGAGGAAAGGAAGGCTCTACAGTTCAAGACATGCACAAAGGACACAGCCACATTTTCTCAACAGGCAATGGCCATGGATCATCTGTGTATTTTGCCCCGAGCACTGGAAGTGAGCAAGGGAATGGCCCCTATGGTCGTGGAAATTGGAGCCTGCTGGTCAATCAGGCTTCTCGGGGGGCAGCATCCAGTAATTAG
- the LOC132644705 gene encoding nuclear transcription factor Y subunit A-1-like isoform X2: MPTIAKHDGRQLETGLRITSQSTTQMQPWWQGYGDNTTPLTNQNGVAQGNAEGGNKEKETKALATESGLDGNNEQYKQHLKHIVPTTAAIMGEQQKELTGHSAMLTSYPYPDMQYGGMMTYGAPVHPHLFEIHHARMPLPLDMEEEPVYVNAKQYHGILRRRQIRAKAELERKAIKARKPYLHESRHQHAMRRARGSGGRFLNTKKLNDMDCTPEETKKYGATVPTHSGNSSGSGSSDQGGKEGSTVQDMHKGHSHIFSTGNGHGSSVYFAPSTGSEQGNGPYGRGNWSLLVNQASRGAASSN; encoded by the exons ATGCCTACTATTGCTAAACATGATGGCCGGCAGCTGGAGACCGGGCTGCGAATTACCTCACAATCAACTACCCAAATGCAACCATGGTGGCAAGGTTATGGTGATAATACTACGCCTTTGACAAATCAAAATGGCGTTGCCCAGGGGAATGCAGAAGGTGGCAACAAGGAAAAAGAAACAAAGGCTCTAGCCACAGAATCTG GATTAGATGGGAATAACGAGCAATACAAGCAGCACCTCAAGCATATTGTACCCACAACTGCTGCCATCATGGGTGAGCAGCAGAAGGAACTCACAGGTCATTCAGCT ATGCTGACGTCATATCCATATCCAGATATGCAGTACGGGGGAATGATGACTTATGGCGCACCT GTACATCCTCACTTATTTGAAATTCATCATGCCCGAATGCCTTTGCCTCTTGACATGGAAGAGGAACCTGTCTATGTGAATGCAAAACAGTACCATGGAATTTTAAGGCGAAGACAGATAAGAGCTAAAGCAGAGCTTGAAAGGAAAGCTATCAAAGCGAGAAAG CCATATTTGCATGAATCTCGGCATCAACACGCTATGAGAAGGGCAAGGGGATCTGGAGGCCGTTTTCTGAATACTAAAAAGCTCAATGACATGGACTGTACACCAGAGGAGACTAAAAAATATGGGGCAACCGTTCCAACTCACTCTGGCAACTCGTCAGGTTCCGGGAGTTCTGATCAAGGAGGAAAGGAAGGCTCTACAGTTCAAGACATGCACAAAGGACACAGCCACATTTTCTCAACAGGCAATGGCCATGGATCATCTGTGTATTTTGCCCCGAGCACTGGAAGTGAGCAAGGGAATGGCCCCTATGGTCGTGGAAATTGGAGCCTGCTGGTCAATCAGGCTTCTCGGGGGGCAGCATCCAGTAATTAG
- the LOC132644705 gene encoding nuclear transcription factor Y subunit A-1-like isoform X3 has product MQPWWQGYGDNTTPLTNQNGVAQGNAEGGNKEKETKALATESGLDGNNEQYKQHLKHIVPTTAAIMGEQQKELTGHSAMLTSYPYPDMQYGGMMTYGAPVHPHLFEIHHARMPLPLDMEEEPVYVNAKQYHGILRRRQIRAKAELERKAIKARKPYLHESRHQHAMRRARGSGGRFLNTKKLNDMDCTPEETKKYGATVPTHSGNSSGSGSSDQGGKEGSTVQDMHKGHSHIFSTGNGHGSSVYFAPSTGSEQGNGPYGRGNWSLLVNQASRGAASSN; this is encoded by the exons ATGCAACCATGGTGGCAAGGTTATGGTGATAATACTACGCCTTTGACAAATCAAAATGGCGTTGCCCAGGGGAATGCAGAAGGTGGCAACAAGGAAAAAGAAACAAAGGCTCTAGCCACAGAATCTG GATTAGATGGGAATAACGAGCAATACAAGCAGCACCTCAAGCATATTGTACCCACAACTGCTGCCATCATGGGTGAGCAGCAGAAGGAACTCACAGGTCATTCAGCT ATGCTGACGTCATATCCATATCCAGATATGCAGTACGGGGGAATGATGACTTATGGCGCACCT GTACATCCTCACTTATTTGAAATTCATCATGCCCGAATGCCTTTGCCTCTTGACATGGAAGAGGAACCTGTCTATGTGAATGCAAAACAGTACCATGGAATTTTAAGGCGAAGACAGATAAGAGCTAAAGCAGAGCTTGAAAGGAAAGCTATCAAAGCGAGAAAG CCATATTTGCATGAATCTCGGCATCAACACGCTATGAGAAGGGCAAGGGGATCTGGAGGCCGTTTTCTGAATACTAAAAAGCTCAATGACATGGACTGTACACCAGAGGAGACTAAAAAATATGGGGCAACCGTTCCAACTCACTCTGGCAACTCGTCAGGTTCCGGGAGTTCTGATCAAGGAGGAAAGGAAGGCTCTACAGTTCAAGACATGCACAAAGGACACAGCCACATTTTCTCAACAGGCAATGGCCATGGATCATCTGTGTATTTTGCCCCGAGCACTGGAAGTGAGCAAGGGAATGGCCCCTATGGTCGTGGAAATTGGAGCCTGCTGGTCAATCAGGCTTCTCGGGGGGCAGCATCCAGTAATTAG